ATGGAAAAGATAGCAATCGAATCAACGGAAGATTTTGAAGATATGGAATTTAAGCAAGACATCAGTATGACAAAGGATATTGTTAATCAAGATGGCACGGTCGGGATGATCAATAATTATTACAGGATCGTCCATATCAAAGATGGTGTATTAAGACCGATACAGGATGATATTTTTACAAATAAGAATGACGCAGAAGAATATGCAAGATCACTCAATGATAAAAAGTTGGTCAGTTATGAAGAAATACTAGATCAGACGGATAAAAGAATCGCTGTTAATACAATGGTGGAAGAAATTAAGAATCAGTATGATGCAAAAAAACTTTCTGGGGGCGAAACGCCCCCAGAGAATGCAGAAGAAAAACAGCAGTTCAATCATCAGAAATTTGCCAAAGCGGTAGCCCATTCCATAGTAGAAGCAAACTGTTTGGAAAATGCCGCTAAAGCCGTTTCCGAACTTAGATGGACATATTCAGAATTTCTTGATGAGGAACTGCAAGATGTTTTAGAAAATATTGGCTATCGTATATCAACATTGCAATCGTCAATGCAATGGGTATCAGATAAAATGATAGAAAAAGCTACGAACACATTGCAACAGGATCAAGGAAAACAGCTAAAAACTTTAGTGGACGATGATTTAGTCAATCATGAAACGGAAAAGGCATATTTCATCAAAATACCAAAAGCAGTTATGAAATCAGATATGGATGGATTATGGGTGCCAAAGAAGATTATGAAATGGAATGCAGAAGCAAATGCCTATGAAGTCAATCATTATCAAAAATTTCAATTTACCGAATATCAATATTCCAAAGAAAACGGTAAATTAGGCAATATCATTGATAAGAAGGTGATCAATGGAGCTGAGTTCAAAAACTTGATGCTTGATGCAAGTATGTATATGGATCACTTACGAAATCTGGAAGAATCTCCCAGTATCGTTCCAAATCAATCTGTAATGGAAGAAAATACTGAAGAAGAAAGGAAAGGTAGGAAATTATAAATGGATAAAGAACTGATCAAAATGATTGAGGATAGTCAAGAGGGCTTTTCTGAAGAAGAAATGCAAGAGATGTGCGCAGAAATGAATGGGGAATTTACCGGAAATCAAATTAAAAATAAGATCAATGAAATGAACGACGGTGAAATGATCACCGTTATTTTAAACAGCGGAGCATAATAATATGACGGATACAGGGAAGACATATACATACAACGTTCCAGATAAACATAAACTATATGAACTGAAAGAAATCAAGGTACGTTTAAAACCGGAAGATGGTGAAAGTTTACTTAGTAATGAGATAATCGATTCTCCGGATGCTGTGATTGGATTGATGCAAGGATACCTAAACAATCTTGATAGAGAAAAACTTGTCGTGGTCAATCTGGATACACAGAATAGACCGTTGTCCTATCATGTTGTATCGATTGGTGATGTAAATAGGTCGCTTGCACCAATACAGAACATGTATAAAACGGCAATTCTAAATAATGCTACCTCTATCATGCTGTTCCATAATCACCCTTCAGGAAGTCTTGTGCCAAGTAGAACAGATGATATTATTACAGCTAGAGCTGCATATGTGGGACAAATCATGGGTATCAATATTTTGGATCATGTGATCGTCGCCAATAACGCAAATGATTATTTTTCGTATAGATCACAAAAAGGTGAAATCCTGGAAACACCACGTATCGTGCTGGATAAGATCGATGTTGCGGGTGTTGCTGAAGAAACAGAAAACTATCATGTCGAAGAAAATATCATGCATGCAAATGATACGGAAGCAGGTCAGATAAAATCAGATGACACAAAAGATACAAAACCTAAAAAGAGCGTGCAGGATAAAGTCGATGAATACAGAAAACTTGTTGCAGATAAGTTCTTGAAACTGTTGGATGCGGATAATCCCGTTCATTCAATGGACTGGATGAAAGAATGGATCTCCATAGATGAACCTGTCAGCATGATCACCGGTAATGGGTACAGAGGAATTAACGCATTTATGCTCTCACTGATCGCCATAGATAAAGGATATAAAGACCCACGCTGGATCACATTTCACGGATTGAATAAATTTGATGATGCAAGGATAAAAAAGGGAGAAAAGTCATCACAGATCCAGTATTGGATGCTTTCGGATCTTACCAAAAAACACGGTGATAAAAATAAATTTATTACCTTTCAAGAAGCGGCAAGATTGATCAAGGAGGAAGGCAGAGAAGAGAAGGATTTTGCGCCGGTCGTAAGATATTCCAATGTATTCAATGCGGAGCAGTGTACAGGACTTCCGGAGCTGGTTCAAAAAGAACAAGAACAACAAATTAATCAGAATGAGTACGTGACAAAGATCTCCGAGAAAATGAAAGTTCCTATTCTGAATGACGGAGGAGCATTTTACAATCGTAAAAGTGATGCGGTACATCTTCCGGAAAAGAAGATGTTTTTCAGTGAGTATGCATACAACGCCACGGCACTTCATGAATTGGGACACGCAACCGGGGCAGCGCATCGTCTGAACAGGACAAAGGGAAAATCTTTCGGAGATGCAGATTATGCATTTGAGGAACTGGTTGCGGAGATGACAAGCTGCTTTACCGCATCAAGGCTTGCAGGTGATGAACAAAGCATTGATAAGTATCTCAAGGAAAATGCAGAAAATCATATGCGTTATGTCAAAAGTTGGGCAGAGGAAATCAAAAAGAATCCGAAGTGTCTTGAAGACGCTGTGAAACTTGCACAGACTGCTACGGATTTTCTGGATCTGCATGGCGGTTATTTGTCATTGAGCGAATATAACCGGCGACAGCAGGATAAACAGGTTGAGTTGTTTAATGATGAATTTATCATGAAGAACGCATTACACAGTGATACCATTGCAGAACCGGTAAATATTCAAGTGAAATCGGAGGTACAGGGAAGGGGAATAAGCGTATGAAACTAAAGAAGGTATTATTGATTGCACTGACAGGTTTTTGCTTGTTGGATGTACCGGTTCAAAGGTCGTGACAGAAGACACTGATCCGGTTGAATCGATTGCCGGTGAACCATTCAGTATCAAGAAAGACCGGGTTCTTGTAAATTGGAAGGGCATTAAAGTTACTACCCTTGGATATGATGAAACGGACACTCATGAATGGCATAAAGTCGATTTCAGCAAAGTATATCAGGGTTTTAAGGTGAAGATTGAAAATAAATCAAAGTATGATATACGGGTAGAACCATCCTCCATATCAATCAATGGATATACAGTGAACGACTTTCTCAAAGATTCAGCAAGTACATATGTTTCCTCCGGAGAAGAAGGATCTGCTAAAGTTATGGCATTTCTTGAAGAAGAACTGGAAGATATAGGGATCTTAAATGTCGGAAGAATAGGAGTTGTTTTTAACATTTACAATGCAAAAACATCAGAGCTGCTGCATCGTAGTGAGACGCTGTTTATACGGACGAGCGACTATGAAAAGATGGATGCGGAAGCTGCTTTTGAATCACAGGAAGTGTATGATGAATCCAATGTAGCGATCGGGGCAGCTATGGTCACGTATCATACGAGTTTTTTATATACGGTGGTTGAAAATAAAACGGATCAGGAGTTGATCGGAGAAGTCAAAAATATCACGCTCATCGATCAGAAAGGAAAAGAAGTTCCTGTTCCGGATGACAGATATCAGCTTCTGATCGCTCCTAAATCCAAAGCGATCATATCTCATGTAATCGATTATTCTGACGGTGTCAGGTTTACGGTCGAATTAACCGATAGAGAAACCAATGAAAAGATTCTTCCAACGGATGAACTGTTTATGGATCTTCATGTGGATGGAAGTCAAATGTGGCAGGATATTGAAGCCGAAAAGGCTGCACTGTATGAGAAGTAATATTGTTGAAAAGCAGTAAATATGATATTATTTCTATGTCAAATATGGCGACGGTGTTAGATATACATAACACTGAATTTGTGTCCGAACGTCCGAAGACATACAGCCGGTTGCTTTAGCACTTTCTAAATTTCTTATATATCCGGAACTTATCTAAAGTAAAGGCAAACAAAAACTATAGGCGATGTTTCATTCAATTTGTGTCCGAACGTCCGAAGACATACAGCTGGTTACCATCAAAATACTGATTACCGGATAAATCAGACGATGGCAAACGCAAACAAAAACTATAGGCGATCTATTCATTATATTTGACGAAGGAGAAACCGATTGGAATTTATCTGATCGGTTTTTTTCATGTCTGAAAGGAACATATATGAGTTTTAAATTTTATACGATCTCAACTAAATTGAGGGACAGCATCGACAGGAGTCTGGATCGTGGTTTGCATAAAAAAAAGATACGACCATATTTTCTGGGTTTGAAATATGACGGTTATCATGTACTGTTGCCGCTTAGGAGTAATTGTCCCAAAAGATATAGTGTCGCAATCGATCATCCCGATCCAACAAAGGAGAACCATGGGATCGATTGTACGACGATGCTGCTGTTGCGTAACAGAGAACTAAATACAATGGCAAAGGAAATACAATTACATCCTTATGAAGTGGCAGAAAATGTAAAAAATAAATATTCCCGGATACACGCAATGGCGATGTATACGATTTCACAATATAAAGCCATTCAGGAAGAGAAAGAAAAAGGTATCCAACTAACAAAAGATGATGCCTGGCTTGATCATCGCTGCACGCTGAAGAATTATCATGCGGAACTTGGAATAAAGCCATATATTCAGGCAGAAGAAAGCAGGCAGCAGGATTTGGAGAAAGCGAAAAGATTGATCAAAAGGTATCGTAAAACCCAGAAACATCAGACTGATTTTTCAGATATGAAACATGTGCTGATTAATAAGTTCAGTACCCGGGACGGAGGAAATTATTCCGTAGAAGCAAACCTGGAAAAAGCAAAGATCACATATTACCAGGATGCAGCAGTAATTAAAGAATATCAATTTCATAATTTGCAGGGGATGAACAATAAATTTTTAGCAAATTTGGATCGCAATAAGATGGCTGCCACTTGCTTGCGTTTTTCCAAGTCACAGGTGGTGACAGTACATGTTGAAATTGGTAATCCAATTCAAAACGTACAATCCAAAGGTAGGAAACTGTAGTCTGGGTACGGTGCCATCGTTACACCGTGAAATGTCCTAGAGATAAAAATCCAAAAAGAGAAAGGGGGTGATAAAGGATGAATTATTTAAAGGAAGTTGAAAGCAGGGGGTTAAACGGTTTCCAAATGGCGGAGGTCAGAGAAGGTTTAAAAACATTAACTACCGATCAGGTAGATGTATATGCAAGACCAGAATATGATCACATGCAGATGCAGGAGATACGGCTTGGGTTGGAACATGGACTTAGCGCAAAAGAAATGAGCGTATTCTTGGATCCAGGAATCAATTATGAAGCGATGAACCATGCCAGAATCAAGATCGAAAATGCAAACGTGATCGATGAGCAGGCAATATCTAAACTGCATGCGAAACAACTGAAAAATCTATTTATGGTCTTGTTAATTGTTGTTGTAATCGTAGGCGGAGTTGCAATCGGTTATTTCGGCAAAAAATACTTTATGCTTTTTAATCAGCCGATGGAGATCAAATTAAAATCCGATCATATTGAATTGAAATATGGAGAAGTATTTAATCCTATAGATTATATCGAAGATTATACAAAAGCAGATGGTATACAGTTGATACTTCCGGAAGCTGTTGAAACAAAACAGATTGGTGAAATCAAGGTCATCTACACTCTTAAAAATCAACTGAAGAGCATATCTAAGGAGCTAACAATCAAAATACAAGATAAGACAGCACCAACGATCACATTAAACACAAAAGATGTAACGCTCACTCGAACGAAGGATACCTTTCATGGTAAGGCTTATCTATCTAGTGCTATGGATGATGTTGATGGAGACGTTACAGATAACGTTACGTGGACAAATCCAGATGAGAGTATAAATGACCAAATGATTACATACAGCGCTAAAGACAAGGCTGGAAATGAGTCACAGAGCATTTTAAGTGTACATTACAAAGACCCAGAACCTACACCTACACCAGAGACGATCGTTATCTATCAACCAAGTGGAGGTGGTGGAAATACTTCTGGGGGCGAAACGCCCCCAAGCACAAGCACGTCTCATGGAACACAGTATTTTATGTTCTCGGATGGGTATAACTTGGATTCTGGATACAGTGCGTGCATTGCTGCTGGTTCAGCTTTTGGAGCGTATTCATGTGAACCAATCATGGGTGATGATGGGCTATATAAAGGGTATAAATTAACGTACTAGAAGGCTGGGGGCGTTTCGCCCCCAAAGGAAAGGAGAGACGAATGGAAAATAAAGTCTTGGAAGAGAGAATGAATTACAAATGTACGATTGCGGCGTTACTGATCATTCATAAATCATTAGGTGCTTTGCCGGTCGAAATATTTGAGATCCTAGCAACGGCGATAAAGCATCTAGTCAAAGAAAATTTGATCGAATATGAAAATGTTGGTGCCAATGCGTTATGCTGGAAGTTTTTGATGAATTACTCTTTTCGACAGGATGACAACAACAAGAATATTTATTACATCGATCCATTCATGTTGGACAAGCCACAGATGATCGTTGATATAACGATGCCAGATATGGTCTTTAGCGGTATGACATTACAAGGTGATAGTTATGTATGATCTGATAGGGACATATCTGCCAGATAAATATTTTCGATACAAAAAAGTTGATGATGAATATCATATCTATTTTCCGGATGATAGCTCAATGAAAGGGCTGTTTTTTATTGTGTTGAAAAGAGATGTGCAGGAAGAAACGGATGGATTGAAAATACAGATCAACAATAAAACAACGACCTTCGTATTGGATATGGAAAAAAAGATCTTCAATCGGTACGAATGGATAAAAATCAAAACTTATGTAGAAAGATACGTACGTATCAAGGAGAGAAAAGTAAGATGAAAAAAATAAATAGAACAAAGATGATTATTAAGACAACAATACTTGTATGCATGATGGAATTAATGACACTGCAGACACATGCGGACGGAGTCAATGAAGCAGAGTGGTGGAATTGGTTCAACAGTTATTTAGCACCGGCAACAAGAATCATGTATGGCATCATTCCGTTGGCATTGGTCATTTATTTATTGCTCAAAGCGGTAGATTGGTTTAAGAAGGACGCACAGGGAGAACAGGTTCCATCCTATTGGTCGACCGTTTCAAAAGGCGTGACCGTAGCGATCGTGGCGGTATCGATCAATACTATTCTGAAGATCGTATCCATTGTTACCGAATGAGAAATGATAAGGGAAAAGAAGGGAGGAAGAAGATATGGGTATCTTTCGATCCGTATTATGGATATTTACAAGTTTGGCTCTTGAGATAACGGATTACATTTATAAGATCATCATGAAATTTTTTAGTTTGAATATCAATCAGTTTCCATTTATCAAGAGTTTCTACATCATCATAATCAGTGCGGTAGGTTTCTTTATGATGTTTCGTATCGCAGCAATGTTTGTACAAGGAATATGGGGCGAAAACAAATTGGACAAATTGGATGGAATGGAACTAGCACGACGGATCATTGTAGCATTGGTCATACTGTCATTCATTCCATTTATGATGCCAAGATTAAATGATTTTGCGGCTGAATCAGCCAAGACTTTCCCAAAGATGATCTCAATCGGAGAAATACTACCGAGTGATGTGATCATCGAAGCAGGAAATGCCGAGTTTATTGGCAATAGCAGTTCTACCGGTGAAAAAGCAACATTAAAGACAGTTACCGAAAAGACAATCAACGATAAAAGCAGAGGGGAGTATGTCTATTTCAAAAAGACGGAAGGAATTGTACTTGTTTTGGTGTTGGCTGGAATCTGTGCATACACATTTCTGAACGTGGCAATCCAGGTGATCATCCGCATGATCTCATTATTATTAAAAATGGTACTTGCACCATATGCGGTATCAGGTCTGGTCGATCCGGATGATCAGGGGACGAATACATGGTTCAAATTATGTTTTTCCGATTATCTGGCTATCTTCTTTCAGGTGGTAACGATGTGGATTGCAATGTTGTTTGCGACAAAACTACCGGCAGATTGGGGCGGTTTTGAAAAAGGAATCGCATTTGTGGGTGCGATCTTTGCAATCATCAATGCGCCTAGTGGTATTGCACAAATTTTAGGTGCAGATATAGGTACACAAGCCGCAATGTAATCCTTACAATCCATACAAATGATGACAGGAGCGATTAGTACCGGTGCTGGGCTTGCCAAAGCTGGGGTTGGAATGGCAGCAGGCGCTGCATTAACAGCGGGGAAATTAGGAAAGACTGCCGGTGCATTGGGCATCTATGGGATAGGCAGAAAACTGGGTGCTAGAAGCCTGAATCCAATGAATGTTGGCGGTGGAACAGGGAGTTCCGGTGGGTTTGCGGGAAAATTAGGGAACGGTGGTACGGACCAAATATCGGAGACCTTTGCGAATGGAGGCGACGCAGGCATAGATTGGAATGCAGAACCATCTGCTTCACGATCATCCGGAAGTGCTATGGCAAGTCCGTATATCAATGAGCGTGGTTCTGTACGCTATGCTGATAATCGAGTAACTGATTCAGATTCAAGACTGGGACAGATTGGACAAAACAGTCGAGCAGGTGGCATGGCTGCCTCATTTGCTTCATACATGTATAAGAAGTCAGCCGATCGGCTGTTCATGTCAAATATTCAACGAAAACATCTCAATGACACAAAATCAGTTGGCTCTACGATAAAAAATGTAGGGCAAGGTGTGCGATACTTCGGGAATGCGATACGCAATGCCGGCAGAAATGGAGATCTGGCAAATGGAACAGAATAAGCAGATTGTTTTTACGTCACCAAGAAATTTTAAATACGGAAGATTGATCATGAACCGCTTCAGATTGAGTGATCTGATCATAGTGATCGCAGGTGTTGTATTCAGTTTTCTTGGATTGATTATTTATGTTGGTTTTTTGAGCCAATTCAACATATGGATTGTATTATTGCTGTTATTGCCGGCGGTGATCACTTACTTCTTGACACTGCCGGCAGGAATCTACCACAACAATATAGAGTTTTTAAAAGTGATTGTAAGGTATGTCATGACAAATAAAAAGTATATATGGGAAGGAATTTACAAACATGATTCGATTGAAGAAAAATAACGGTCGTGCGATGACACGCCTGGAGAGAGCGGAATATAAAAAATTGAAATCATCACAAAAAGCAGCCCAAGCAATCAAAAAGAAAGTAGCCACTTCGCTGAGATGGATGGATTTGCAAGAAGTCAAAGATGATTGCATGATTGTTGGTAAAGATAAAAAATATATCGTTAGAGGCATCAAACTGGAACCGCATGATATTTTTATTGACGATGAAGGAAAACAGCGTGCGATTCTGAATAATATCCGTCTGGCACTCAATCAGATGCCTGATGAGGTATGGTTTGAGTTTCCGTACTCACCGGTTAATGCAGATAACTGGATCAATGATCTGAATCGTCAACTGCGTGGAGAAAGCGATCCGGTCATCACTCGCATGATCGAAGCGGATCTGGAAAAAATTTATGACTTTCAGAAGTATCACAGAGAGAAAGAATTCTTTTTACTGATACGTGATACGGATGAGAAAAGACTTCATAAGAACCTGGAGGATTTGTATCGTCATTGGGCAAATGCCGGATTTGATCCTAAGGTATTGAATAAACGTGATTATTATTCATTGGTATCCTTTTATTTTGAAAACAATATGATCAATGATTATACCTTCAGCAGAGGTATTTTTTCATATCTGAATGTACAGATGCAGCTGAATCAGCAGAAAGATGAATATGAAAAGATCGATCATACAGAGGACTTTTCACAGTACGGTGGTGAGCCGATATTAAATATCAAACCTTCAGAAAACCTGATTCAGCGTTCCAAGATCGCTCCGGTTGGCTTGCTGGTAAAAAACCGGTATTTGGAGGTTGGTGATAAATACGTTCAGAATCTTTTGGTAACGGAACTTCCGGATGTCTTTAATCTTGGACTTATGTGTGATTATTTGACGGATCCGAACATCAAAGTGTTCATGAAGGCGAAACGCTCCAATAACGATCTGACAAAGATGCTTAATAAAGATCTGCGGACTCTGAAGGAACGATATCGTAGATCAAAGGACGAGATTGAAAAGGAAAAGATTCTGTCTGAAATCGAATCGCAGGAAGTATACATATCGGAGGTTGTAAGAAAAGCAGATCGAACACATGAGCTGACCGTTATATTCCAGATCGTCGCCGATGATGAAAAGGAATTGAAGGACAGGTTTGAACGGCTTCGCTCCAGATTGACATTGGATAAGTTTAAGGTTAGTGCTGCGCCGATGATACAAGAGCAGCTATTTAAAATGGCAACGCCGTTATTTGTTTCTTCAGGACTCAATCAGACGATAGAAGAGAATATAGGCGCACCGTTAACATCAGATGCGGTGGCGGGCATGTATCCGTATGTATTTGAAACACTGAACGACTTGTACGGTTTTCTGTTGGGTGAAGAAAGAGCAAACGGCGGTAAAATCTTTCTGGATCCCCAGTTCTATCTGCATCAGCCAAAACAGGCTGCCATCACCAATCGTTTAAACGGAAACTTTGTTATCGTCGGTACTGCCGGTTCAGGAAAAACTACTTTAACGGCATTGGTAATTAGATGGCTGATACGAAAGCGTATCTTTACAATATGGGTGGATCCAGAGAATAAGAATGAGATCCTTACAAAGCGTTACAATGGAACTTATGTAAGCTGGGGACAGTTGGGGAATGTTATCAATATATTTGATTTAAAGCCAAATTCATCTGATGAAGGTGAAGATGATTCGGCAATGTGGAATACGGGATTGGCAATCAACCGAGTAATTGAGGATGTTACGATTTTGTTTAAATTCTTATTCCCGCAGATGGAAGAGGACGCACTGTCTTTTATCGGCGGTATCGTTAAAATGACCTATGCGGAAGTTGGCATTAAAGCGGATGAAAATGGTATGTGGAAATCATTTAAAGATCTTACAACGGAAGATATGCCGACATTTGAAACATTTAACACATGTTTATTAAGAGTTTTGAAATCCTATCAAAAGATGGGAAGCGGACATGTAGAAGATGTAAAACTGCTTAGTTCCCTAGTCAGAAAGATGCAGCGTATCTTGACGGAATGGTCTGTTTATTTCGTCGGACATACGACCATCAAATTAAAGGATGATGGCAGAAACATCATTTCTTTTGGCACCAAAGAGCTATTCAATGCTGACCAGGAATTAAAGAATGCTTTGTATTACTTGATGTTTAACTACTCTTGGTCACTGTGTTTGGATGAAAATGTAGAGTCA
This genomic window from Solobacterium moorei contains:
- a CDS encoding JAB domain-containing protein — encoded protein: MTDTGKTYTYNVPDKHKLYELKEIKVRLKPEDGESLLSNEIIDSPDAVIGLMQGYLNNLDREKLVVVNLDTQNRPLSYHVVSIGDVNRSLAPIQNMYKTAILNNATSIMLFHNHPSGSLVPSRTDDIITARAAYVGQIMGINILDHVIVANNANDYFSYRSQKGEILETPRIVLDKIDVAGVAEETENYHVEENIMHANDTEAGQIKSDDTKDTKPKKSVQDKVDEYRKLVADKFLKLLDADNPVHSMDWMKEWISIDEPVSMITGNGYRGINAFMLSLIAIDKGYKDPRWITFHGLNKFDDARIKKGEKSSQIQYWMLSDLTKKHGDKNKFITFQEAARLIKEEGREEKDFAPVVRYSNVFNAEQCTGLPELVQKEQEQQINQNEYVTKISEKMKVPILNDGGAFYNRKSDAVHLPEKKMFFSEYAYNATALHELGHATGAAHRLNRTKGKSFGDADYAFEELVAEMTSCFTASRLAGDEQSIDKYLKENAENHMRYVKSWAEEIKKNPKCLEDAVKLAQTATDFLDLHGGYLSLSEYNRRQQDKQVELFNDEFIMKNALHSDTIAEPVNIQVKSEVQGRGISV
- a CDS encoding VirB4 family type IV secretion system protein, with the protein product MIRLKKNNGRAMTRLERAEYKKLKSSQKAAQAIKKKVATSLRWMDLQEVKDDCMIVGKDKKYIVRGIKLEPHDIFIDDEGKQRAILNNIRLALNQMPDEVWFEFPYSPVNADNWINDLNRQLRGESDPVITRMIEADLEKIYDFQKYHREKEFFLLIRDTDEKRLHKNLEDLYRHWANAGFDPKVLNKRDYYSLVSFYFENNMINDYTFSRGIFSYLNVQMQLNQQKDEYEKIDHTEDFSQYGGEPILNIKPSENLIQRSKIAPVGLLVKNRYLEVGDKYVQNLLVTELPDVFNLGLMCDYLTDPNIKVFMKAKRSNNDLTKMLNKDLRTLKERYRRSKDEIEKEKILSEIESQEVYISEVVRKADRTHELTVIFQIVADDEKELKDRFERLRSRLTLDKFKVSAAPMIQEQLFKMATPLFVSSGLNQTIEENIGAPLTSDAVAGMYPYVFETLNDLYGFLLGEERANGGKIFLDPQFYLHQPKQAAITNRLNGNFVIVGTAGSGKTTLTALVIRWLIRKRIFTIWVDPENKNEILTKRYNGTYVSWGQLGNVINIFDLKPNSSDEGEDDSAMWNTGLAINRVIEDVTILFKFLFPQMEEDALSFIGGIVKMTYAEVGIKADENGMWKSFKDLTTEDMPTFETFNTCLLRVLKSYQKMGSGHVEDVKLLSSLVRKMQRILTEWSVYFVGHTTIKLKDDGRNIISFGTKELFNADQELKNALYYLMFNYSWSLCLDENVESAFIVDEAHDVIQTSHTAKMVAQFVRRSRKYKNLMFLITQEPQDFAVDAVIMHTRAMFNNSAYKIVMKLNKAAAEGFEKLESVNENEMYWVKHIFSQGDALLLIGDQRRIPIHVNATQNELWEMGAMFTGK